Proteins encoded within one genomic window of Mesobacillus subterraneus:
- a CDS encoding phospholipase D family protein codes for MRIVKRLSKRKWLLILLMLALIVLITAVYHTNKALPEGLSYEGEVHNVKDVRFLYDLTYKGADGKKKYEHEIFDTVLKRIEEAEDFIVLDMFLFNGYYKEDMGYPELSESISEKLIAQKKKHKDLSIVFITDEINLTYGSHKSGILKELRDNDIKVIFTNLDPLRDSNPLYTGVWRVFFQWFGQSGEGWIPNPMAKNAPDVTLRSYLELLNLKANHRKVFVTEKTAIVASANPHDASGFHSNIAFETSGNIIGDILESEQAVIDFSGGGSLPDYKPIEEKGAVKVQVLTEGKILKHLLDELKKTGKGDRIWIGMFYLAERKVIDEIDKAADRGAKINMILDPNTNAFGNQKSGLPNIPVSEEIMEFGSENIKVKWYNADQEQYHTKMIFFDRGKNSVILGGSANFTRRNLDDLNLETNMKIIAPSDSQVIKDVDHYFNRIWNNDGARFTLDYEENKDTLTPFKYIVYWIQRIFWFTSY; via the coding sequence ATGAGGATTGTAAAAAGGTTATCGAAAAGAAAATGGTTATTAATTTTACTCATGCTTGCATTAATAGTACTCATTACTGCTGTTTATCATACGAATAAAGCCCTTCCTGAAGGCTTATCGTATGAAGGAGAAGTCCATAACGTCAAGGATGTCCGCTTTTTATATGATCTAACCTACAAGGGGGCAGATGGTAAAAAAAAGTACGAGCATGAAATATTCGATACGGTACTGAAGAGGATTGAGGAAGCGGAGGACTTCATCGTCCTTGATATGTTTTTATTCAATGGCTATTACAAAGAAGACATGGGTTATCCGGAACTAAGTGAATCTATCAGTGAAAAACTAATTGCCCAGAAGAAAAAGCATAAGGATCTTTCTATTGTGTTCATCACTGATGAAATTAATTTGACATACGGTTCCCACAAATCGGGAATTCTGAAGGAACTTCGTGATAATGACATAAAAGTGATTTTCACTAATCTAGATCCGCTAAGAGACTCGAACCCATTATATACGGGTGTTTGGAGGGTGTTTTTTCAATGGTTTGGACAATCAGGAGAAGGATGGATACCCAATCCGATGGCAAAGAATGCTCCTGACGTGACGCTTCGTTCCTATCTTGAGCTTTTGAACCTTAAGGCTAATCACAGGAAGGTGTTCGTCACTGAGAAAACAGCTATTGTTGCATCCGCGAATCCACATGATGCAAGCGGCTTCCACTCAAATATAGCCTTTGAAACTAGCGGAAATATAATAGGGGATATTCTGGAATCTGAACAGGCAGTCATTGATTTCTCTGGAGGTGGAAGCCTTCCTGATTACAAACCTATAGAAGAAAAAGGGGCTGTTAAGGTCCAGGTTTTAACGGAAGGAAAAATACTCAAACATCTCCTGGATGAACTGAAAAAGACAGGTAAAGGAGATCGGATTTGGATTGGGATGTTCTATTTGGCCGAAAGGAAGGTCATTGACGAAATCGACAAGGCAGCCGATCGAGGAGCAAAAATTAATATGATACTTGATCCAAATACAAATGCGTTTGGAAATCAAAAATCAGGTTTACCTAATATTCCTGTTTCGGAAGAAATAATGGAATTTGGAAGCGAAAATATCAAAGTAAAATGGTACAATGCTGACCAGGAGCAATATCATACCAAAATGATTTTTTTTGACCGCGGTAAAAACAGCGTGATACTCGGAGGTTCTGCGAACTTCACCCGGCGAAATCTTGATGATTTAAACCTAGAAACCAACATGAAGATTATAGCTCCCTCTGACAGTCAAGTCATTAAAGATGTTGATCATTATTTCAATAGGATTTGGAATAACGACGGAGCAAGATTCACACTTGATTATGAAGAAAATAAGGACACACTGACTCCCTTTAAATATATTGTTTATTGGATACAGAGAATCTTCTGGTTCACAAGCTATTAG
- a CDS encoding purine/pyrimidine permease — MKTFLSAIQWMAFIIAGSIVAPIAIADLFQLNVLETTGLVQRTMFVLGISGLLQSLIGHRMPINEGPAGLWWGVFTIYAGLSATLFSSNIETLQALEGAMIISGIVFFLLSLFKLIDKLAKLFTPVVSGIYLLLLVIQLSGSFLKGMVGLGGGRTEVSLPIAFFSIFLVIITFYLTRHRIKWVSQYAILISLAVGWVVYSILDLGIAYEGYTGAAIAIPEIFAFGKPIFDSGLIVTSIFITFLLITNMLASIRVTGQVLKDMGSQNADYRYRASGFTAGINQLLGGVFSAIGSVPISGAAGFIATTGIISIMPFILSSLLIVVASMLPHVMSLFASLPAPVGYSVTFVIFVNMIGIAFTEFDRENDKKRIRIVIGTSLLAGVGAMFLPVEAFRNVPPVLVSILNNGLILGTVIAVVSDQFTLLKKRSKYKLKSS; from the coding sequence ATGAAGACATTCTTATCAGCCATTCAGTGGATGGCATTTATTATTGCTGGTTCAATCGTTGCTCCAATTGCGATTGCGGATTTATTCCAATTGAATGTCTTGGAGACGACTGGACTTGTTCAAAGGACGATGTTTGTTTTGGGTATTTCGGGTCTATTGCAGTCCCTGATCGGGCATCGCATGCCAATTAACGAGGGTCCAGCCGGTCTTTGGTGGGGTGTATTTACAATTTATGCAGGGTTAAGTGCGACACTGTTTTCATCAAACATCGAGACTCTGCAGGCTTTAGAAGGAGCCATGATCATCAGTGGAATTGTATTCTTCCTTCTAAGCTTATTCAAGCTTATTGATAAACTGGCAAAGCTGTTCACACCTGTAGTTAGCGGGATATATTTGCTTTTGCTCGTCATACAATTAAGCGGCTCTTTCCTTAAAGGAATGGTGGGACTAGGGGGCGGAAGAACCGAGGTCAGTCTTCCAATCGCATTTTTCAGCATTTTCTTGGTTATCATTACTTTCTACCTGACTCGACATCGGATTAAATGGGTCAGCCAGTATGCAATCTTAATAAGCCTGGCTGTTGGCTGGGTGGTTTATTCGATATTAGACCTGGGCATAGCGTACGAAGGTTACACAGGAGCAGCGATTGCCATTCCTGAGATTTTCGCTTTCGGGAAGCCCATCTTTGATTCAGGATTAATCGTGACTTCGATCTTTATCACTTTCCTGTTAATCACGAATATGTTAGCTAGCATTAGGGTTACTGGACAAGTTTTGAAAGACATGGGTTCTCAAAATGCGGATTACCGTTATCGTGCCAGCGGTTTTACAGCCGGTATCAACCAGCTTCTTGGAGGAGTTTTCTCTGCGATAGGATCTGTCCCCATTTCTGGTGCAGCGGGATTTATCGCAACAACTGGAATTATAAGCATTATGCCTTTTATCCTTAGCTCATTGCTGATCGTCGTGGCCAGCATGCTGCCGCATGTGATGTCTTTGTTCGCTTCACTGCCTGCACCTGTTGGCTATTCAGTCACATTTGTCATATTCGTCAATATGATTGGGATTGCTTTTACGGAATTCGACCGTGAGAACGACAAAAAGAGGATTCGGATCGTGATTGGAACTTCGCTGCTGGCCGGTGTAGGAGCAATGTTCCTTCCAGTAGAAGCTTTCCGCAACGTACCGCCTGTCCTAGTATCCATCCTTAATAATGGTTTAATCCTAGGTACTGTGATCGCAGTAGTGTCTGACCAATTTACATTACTGAAAAAAAGAAGTAAGTACAAACTAAAATCATCGTAG
- a CDS encoding CoA-binding protein has product MANKYPDREEIGQILKKAKKIAVVGLSDNPQRTSYMVSKAMQSAGYEIIPVNPTVDEVLGVKAVKTLKEIEDHVDIVNVFRRSEYLMEVAKEFAEIDADVFWAQLGLENEEAYNFLDDKGYTVIMDRCIKVEHALTK; this is encoded by the coding sequence ATGGCAAATAAATATCCAGACCGCGAAGAAATCGGTCAAATCCTTAAAAAGGCAAAAAAGATAGCCGTTGTCGGATTGAGCGACAATCCTCAGCGGACTTCCTATATGGTATCGAAGGCAATGCAGTCAGCGGGCTATGAAATCATTCCTGTCAATCCAACTGTGGATGAGGTACTGGGAGTTAAAGCCGTTAAAACACTTAAAGAGATCGAAGACCACGTAGATATCGTAAATGTTTTCCGCCGTTCAGAATATTTGATGGAGGTAGCAAAGGAATTTGCGGAAATTGATGCTGATGTTTTTTGGGCACAGCTTGGGCTTGAAAATGAGGAGGCCTATAATTTCCTTGATGATAAAGGCTATACGGTGATTATGGACAGATGCATCAAAGTAGAGCACGCTTTAACAAAATAA
- a CDS encoding glycerate kinase: protein MKIVIAPDSFKESLTALEAATAIENGMKKILPEASFVKVPMADGGEGTVQSLVDATGGKIITKTVTGPLGTPVEAFFGISGDEKTAVIEMAASSGLHLVPPEERNPLVTTTRGTGELIAAALDYGVEHIIIGIGGSATNDGGAGMARALGIMLLDADGKEILEGGGALNNLSTVNMAGIDTRLGAVKIEVACDVDNPLTGVRGASHIFGPQKGATQEMVEVLDNNLHHFAEILRTDLGKNIEHVSGAGAAGGLGGGLMAFLSAELKRGVDIVLDAAKLETHLQDADFVITGEGKIDGQTIFGKTPIGVAKTAKIQNVPVIAIAGNVASGCEVVHEHGIDAVFSIVPGVITLEDAFENARTYVERIAANIASVIKLSKQ, encoded by the coding sequence ATGAAAATTGTAATAGCACCTGATTCATTTAAGGAAAGCCTTACAGCGCTTGAGGCAGCCACTGCAATCGAAAATGGAATGAAGAAAATCCTCCCAGAGGCAAGTTTCGTAAAGGTACCGATGGCAGATGGAGGCGAAGGAACCGTTCAATCACTCGTTGACGCAACAGGAGGGAAAATTATCACTAAAACAGTAACAGGACCGCTTGGTACTCCGGTTGAGGCATTTTTTGGCATTTCCGGTGATGAAAAGACAGCAGTCATTGAGATGGCTGCATCATCCGGACTTCATCTCGTGCCTCCTGAAGAAAGAAACCCGCTTGTTACAACAACCAGGGGAACAGGTGAATTGATTGCTGCCGCTTTGGATTATGGTGTCGAACATATAATTATTGGAATTGGCGGAAGTGCCACTAACGATGGAGGAGCAGGCATGGCAAGAGCCCTTGGAATCATGCTTCTCGATGCTGATGGAAAGGAAATCCTCGAGGGCGGAGGAGCTTTAAATAATCTTTCAACCGTCAACATGGCTGGAATAGACACACGTTTGGGAGCGGTAAAAATTGAAGTAGCATGTGATGTAGATAATCCATTGACAGGTGTGAGAGGCGCATCACATATTTTTGGGCCGCAAAAAGGGGCAACTCAAGAAATGGTTGAAGTATTGGATAACAACCTGCATCATTTTGCTGAGATCCTTCGTACTGATCTTGGCAAGAATATTGAACATGTTTCAGGTGCAGGCGCAGCTGGAGGATTGGGTGGGGGATTGATGGCATTCCTGTCTGCCGAGTTAAAAAGAGGCGTAGACATTGTCCTTGACGCTGCCAAGCTTGAAACCCATTTACAAGACGCCGATTTTGTCATAACTGGTGAGGGCAAGATTGATGGACAGACGATATTTGGAAAAACCCCGATTGGCGTTGCCAAAACAGCGAAAATACAAAATGTTCCGGTAATCGCGATTGCTGGTAATGTCGCATCAGGCTGTGAGGTCGTACACGAACATGGAATCGACGCGGTATTCAGCATAGTACCAGGTGTCATAACTCTAGAAGACGCGTTCGAAAACGCCAGAACGTATGTTGAAAGAATTGCTGCAAACATCGCATCCGTAATCAAACTTAGCAAGCAATAA
- the helD gene encoding RNA polymerase recycling motor HelD, producing MKKKQLTDLEMEQERVDFIIEEIDKKAAKWNESSIDVGSDALQIRKTFWEDVTVNFDEADDVAETFTSIKQQAALLSERERTQSQMVKQLQTLSRLRFSPYFGRVDFKEDGENGPERIYLGIATLMDEQEENFLIYDWRAPISGLYYDYSPGPAQYKTETDTIEGLMELKRQFVIKGGKIKAMFETGVTIGDEMLQEVLGNNADTQMKTIVATIQKEQNQIIRNDSSSLVVVQGVAGSGKTSAAMQRVAYLLYKYRNIITSENIMLFSPNPLFNSYVATVLPELGEENMQQATFQEYLSTRFGSEYELEDPFEQMEFLLEAEKNETYFDRIGSIRFKASLEFKELLDKYAEQLASDTLVFKSLGIKKRAIISKKDIAEYYDSLDDSISIPNRIQLVKEWLLKELKKKAKAELSQEWVEKEIQFLEKEDYLEAYKRSQQKQGGADDTFHDYDREQQWLSEMVVKRRFKPLFNAVKKLKFINTKAIFMNFFKEDHQKPEGIPENWAATCEMSINKLENRYIAYEDATPFLYLQDLIEGRKSNTSIRHVFIDEAQDYTPFQFAYIKMLFPYSKMTLLGDINQAIYSGPTGAPTILAESVLGFGEKELYRLTKTYRSTKQIVEFTRQLIDGGDMIEPFNRNGRKPVIISSSEGNDTILKVNELISKLQKSGYKNIAVICKTAKESRSAFEGVKKVHDARLIEKGTMTFENGVNVVPTYLAKGIEFDAVIIYDSSSYTRTEERKLLYTACTRAMHELYILSSGELSPLLEEVDEQLYNLV from the coding sequence ATGAAAAAAAAGCAGCTTACAGATTTAGAAATGGAACAGGAACGTGTTGATTTCATCATTGAAGAAATTGATAAAAAAGCAGCGAAATGGAATGAAAGTTCAATTGATGTCGGCTCAGATGCTCTTCAAATCAGAAAAACCTTTTGGGAAGATGTTACGGTCAACTTTGACGAAGCAGATGATGTGGCGGAAACCTTCACGAGTATAAAGCAACAGGCCGCGCTTTTATCCGAGCGAGAACGGACACAGTCCCAAATGGTCAAACAGCTTCAGACATTATCCCGCCTCAGGTTTTCTCCGTATTTCGGCAGAGTCGATTTTAAAGAAGATGGTGAAAATGGGCCCGAGAGAATTTACTTAGGCATTGCGACTCTAATGGATGAACAAGAAGAAAACTTCCTGATTTATGACTGGAGAGCACCGATATCCGGTCTGTATTACGACTACTCACCCGGTCCGGCGCAATACAAAACAGAAACAGATACAATTGAAGGATTGATGGAGCTAAAGCGCCAATTTGTCATTAAGGGTGGCAAAATCAAAGCAATGTTTGAAACCGGGGTTACCATTGGTGACGAAATGCTTCAGGAAGTCCTGGGCAACAATGCCGATACCCAAATGAAAACCATTGTGGCAACAATCCAGAAGGAACAGAACCAAATCATCCGCAACGACTCCAGCAGCCTAGTTGTCGTTCAGGGTGTGGCAGGAAGCGGAAAAACATCAGCTGCCATGCAGCGTGTCGCTTATTTACTGTACAAATACAGAAATATCATCACCTCAGAAAATATTATGTTATTTTCACCCAATCCACTCTTCAATAGCTATGTCGCTACTGTTTTACCGGAGCTTGGAGAGGAAAATATGCAGCAGGCAACATTCCAGGAGTATCTTTCAACACGTTTTGGATCCGAATATGAACTGGAAGATCCTTTTGAACAAATGGAGTTCCTTCTTGAAGCAGAAAAGAATGAAACTTATTTTGACAGAATTGGAAGCATACGTTTTAAAGCAAGTTTGGAGTTTAAAGAATTACTGGATAAATACGCAGAGCAATTAGCCAGTGATACACTTGTTTTTAAGAGTTTAGGTATAAAAAAACGGGCAATCATCTCAAAGAAAGACATAGCGGAATACTATGATTCACTTGATGACAGTATTTCAATTCCAAATAGAATTCAGCTTGTCAAGGAATGGCTGTTAAAGGAACTTAAGAAAAAAGCAAAAGCAGAATTGTCTCAGGAATGGGTGGAAAAAGAGATTCAGTTCCTTGAAAAGGAAGATTATCTGGAAGCATACAAGCGAAGCCAGCAAAAACAGGGTGGAGCTGATGATACCTTCCATGATTATGACCGAGAGCAGCAGTGGCTATCGGAAATGGTAGTCAAAAGACGTTTTAAGCCTTTGTTCAATGCGGTAAAAAAATTAAAGTTCATTAATACTAAAGCGATATTCATGAACTTCTTTAAAGAGGATCATCAAAAACCGGAAGGAATCCCTGAAAATTGGGCTGCAACATGTGAAATGTCAATCAATAAATTAGAAAACAGGTATATTGCATATGAAGATGCAACTCCCTTTCTTTACCTGCAGGATTTAATAGAAGGCAGAAAATCGAATACATCAATTCGCCATGTTTTCATTGATGAAGCTCAGGACTACACTCCTTTCCAGTTTGCATATATTAAAATGCTTTTCCCGTACAGCAAGATGACTCTTCTAGGCGATATCAACCAGGCAATATACTCAGGTCCAACAGGAGCACCAACAATCCTTGCGGAATCAGTTCTTGGCTTTGGAGAAAAGGAATTATACAGGCTGACAAAAACATACAGATCAACCAAACAAATAGTTGAATTTACTCGCCAACTGATCGATGGTGGAGATATGATTGAGCCTTTCAACCGTAATGGGCGAAAACCGGTTATCATCAGTAGCAGTGAAGGCAACGACACTATTCTTAAGGTAAATGAACTTATTTCCAAGTTACAGAAGTCGGGCTATAAGAACATTGCAGTTATTTGTAAAACTGCGAAAGAGAGCAGATCGGCATTTGAGGGAGTCAAGAAAGTACATGATGCGAGATTGATTGAAAAAGGCACTATGACATTTGAAAATGGTGTTAATGTGGTACCAACGTATCTCGCAAAAGGTATTGAATTCGACGCAGTGATTATTTATGATTCGTCTTCCTACACAAGAACGGAAGAAAGGAAATTGCTATATACTGCATGTACAAGGGCAATGCATGAGTTATATATCCTTTCCTCAGGAGAGCTTAGTCCTCTTCTGGAAGAAGTTGATGAACAATTATATAATCTGGTATGA